In a genomic window of Zingiber officinale cultivar Zhangliang chromosome 9B, Zo_v1.1, whole genome shotgun sequence:
- the LOC122023998 gene encoding syntaxin-22-like, with protein sequence MSFQDLDTGRPLAGRRDLTNGRQDQTQAVAAGLFQITTAVRNFERLVNTIGTPKDTPQLRDKLNNSRLQISQLVKDTSAKLKLASETDHRVEVSASKKVADAKLAKDFQNILKEFQKFQRLAAERETAFAPLAPEANFPQSYDATEADSGSSKTREQRALLADSRRQELLLLDNEIVFNEAIIEEREQGIQEIQQQIGQVNEIFKDLAVLVNDQGIVIDDINSHIESSHAATLQAKSQLKKAEKTQKSNSSLMCLLLVIFGIILLIVIIIIAA encoded by the exons ATGAGCTTCCAGGATCTGGATACAGGGCGACCGCTCGCCGGCCGGCGGGATCTGACGAACGGAAGGCAGGATCAGACGCAGGCTGTCGCCGCGGGGCTGTTCCAGATCACCACGGCCGTTCGCAACTTCGAGCGCCTCGTCAACACGATCGGCACCCCCAAGGACACCCCCCAGCTACGCGATAAGCT GAATAACTCTAGATTACAAATTTCACAATTAGTTAAAGACACTTCTGCAAAACTTAAACTAGCTAGTGAAACAGATCATCGTGTTGAAGTCAGT GCGAGTAAAAAAGTTGCTGATGCAAAACTTGCAAAGGATTTTCAAAATATCTTGAAGGAGTTCCAGAAATTTCAGAGGCTGGCTGCTGAGAGGGAGACTGCATTTGCCCCATTGGCTCCAGAAGCAAATTTCCCTCAAAG CTATGATGCAACTGAAGCTGACTCTGGTTCTAGCAAAACTCGCGAACAGCGTGCTCTGCTTGCAGATTCTAGAAG GCAAGAGTTGTTGTTGTTGGATAATGAGATTGTTTTTAATGAGGCAATCATCGAGGAGAGAGAACAGGGCATTCAAGAAATTCAGCAGCAGATTGGTCAGGTGAATGAAATCTTCAAGGACCTTGCTGTGTTGGTTAATGATCAAGGAATTGTAATTG ATGATATCAACTCCCACATCGAGAGTTCTCATGCAGCAACTTTACAAGCAAAATCTCAGCTTAAAAAGGCAGAAAAAACCCAAAAGTCAAATTCGTCCCTC ATGTGCCTGCTTTTGGTGATTTTTGGCATTATCCTACTCATTGTGATAATAATCATCGCAGCATGA